The Endozoicomonas montiporae CL-33 genome contains a region encoding:
- the tmk gene encoding dTMP kinase, translating to MASANTGFFLTIEGCEGAGKTTAVNVIKQWLDSRSIEFTETREPGGTPMAENLRSLLLDHGDEKVADITELLLMFAARSQNLFHNIEPALKQGRVVLCDRFTDATFAYQGGGRQLGVQQIATLETLVQGERRPDMTILLDVEPEVGLARARSRAAEQGGQLDRIEQEAMDFFSRVRNAYLERARQYPEQFEIIDAGQPLEVVKTQLLEVLERRLGDR from the coding sequence ATGGCATCAGCCAACACAGGATTTTTTCTGACCATTGAAGGTTGCGAAGGGGCAGGCAAGACCACGGCGGTCAATGTGATTAAGCAATGGCTGGACAGTCGCAGTATTGAGTTTACCGAAACCCGCGAGCCCGGCGGTACGCCAATGGCTGAAAATCTGCGGAGCCTGTTGCTGGATCACGGGGATGAAAAGGTAGCAGATATTACCGAGCTGCTACTGATGTTTGCTGCCCGCTCCCAGAATCTGTTTCACAATATCGAACCGGCTCTGAAACAGGGGCGGGTGGTGTTGTGCGATCGTTTTACCGATGCCACTTTTGCTTATCAGGGCGGTGGACGACAACTGGGTGTTCAGCAAATTGCCACGCTGGAAACGTTGGTGCAGGGAGAGCGACGACCGGATATGACGATTCTTCTGGATGTTGAGCCGGAAGTGGGGCTGGCACGAGCCCGAAGCCGCGCTGCTGAACAGGGCGGTCAGCTGGATCGAATTGAGCAGGAAGCGATGGACTTTTTCAGTCGTGTACGTAATGCCTATCTGGAACGGGCCCGACAGTATCCTGAACAGTTTGAGATCATTGATGCCGGACAACCGCTGGAAGTAGTCAAGACACAATTGCTTGAAGTGCTTGAGCGACGACTGGGAGATCGCTGA
- a CDS encoding DNA polymerase III subunit delta' — protein MPQSWNPLPWQDDIWRQMVTRSQRDTLAHAYLLRGMPGVGKFQFARALAAYLLCQSPTHFQRCGHCKECELLNAGTHPDIAIIEPDEPGRPIRIDKVRKLTDFAHKTAQQGGKRVIIMNPAEAMNVNAANALLKCLEEPGDDTLFLLVSARAGDMLPTIRSRCQQLMFPCPDRVSALDWLGQTLDEGVSAGTLLDLVGGAPLEAQRFAEQGVLDKRQDLIKGVKGLLKGERSPVELAKEWQGEDLVLTLGWLGSWLDDAVKVSLAGSDVTGLRNRDLLKMLGYIAGKSASRQILETRDWLIKQRQSLLEGGNLNAQMLMEGIFCRYLDLVV, from the coding sequence ATGCCGCAAAGCTGGAATCCACTGCCCTGGCAGGATGACATCTGGCGACAGATGGTGACTCGGAGTCAGCGTGATACGCTGGCTCATGCCTATCTGTTGAGAGGAATGCCGGGCGTTGGCAAGTTCCAGTTTGCCCGCGCGCTCGCGGCTTATCTGTTGTGTCAGTCGCCCACCCATTTTCAGCGTTGCGGTCATTGCAAAGAGTGTGAGCTGTTAAACGCCGGCACGCACCCGGACATTGCTATTATCGAGCCGGATGAGCCTGGCAGGCCAATTCGCATTGATAAAGTTCGAAAGTTAACGGACTTTGCCCATAAAACGGCGCAACAGGGCGGGAAGCGGGTCATCATCATGAACCCCGCTGAAGCCATGAATGTGAATGCGGCGAATGCGTTGCTGAAGTGTCTGGAAGAGCCGGGTGACGATACTCTGTTTCTACTGGTCAGTGCCCGGGCGGGTGATATGTTACCGACGATTCGCAGTCGTTGTCAGCAGTTGATGTTTCCCTGTCCGGATCGTGTGTCTGCACTGGACTGGCTGGGGCAGACTCTGGATGAAGGGGTTTCTGCCGGAACACTGTTGGATCTGGTGGGCGGCGCTCCGCTGGAGGCGCAGCGTTTTGCCGAACAGGGTGTTCTGGATAAACGACAGGACTTGATAAAAGGCGTCAAGGGTCTGTTAAAAGGTGAGCGTTCCCCAGTGGAGCTTGCGAAGGAATGGCAGGGTGAAGACCTGGTGCTAACGCTCGGTTGGCTTGGCAGCTGGCTGGATGATGCCGTTAAGGTCAGTCTTGCCGGTAGTGATGTCACCGGGTTGCGCAATCGGGATTTGCTGAAAATGCTGGGTTATATTGCCGGAAAGTCGGCGTCCCGACAGATTCTGGAAACCCGTGACTGGCTGATCAAACAAAGACAGTCCCTGCTTGAAGGCGGAAACCTCAATGCCCAGATGTTGATGGAAGGCATATTCTGCCGATATCTCGATTTAGTCGTCTGA
- the mltG gene encoding endolytic transglycosylase MltG, which translates to MVKKLLLGLFSGFFSLMLLAGLAWMGLNWYADQPLREDSDEVLEFTIRPGDSLTRVANRLFDAGWLEYPQVMRLLARIDDVAGGIHAGDYLIPATINKYELLQMFVSGDVRYYDVVLVEGSTVAEALQALNEHEKLSQPLDAAAFQTLLADLDIDGNPEGQFYPDTYFFESGDTVESVLRRANDRMTIVLAEEWDARSDDLPYKTPYEALIMASLIEKETGAEWERPEISGVFVRRLDKRMRLQTDPTVIYGMGDRYQGRITRRMLREDTPYNTYTRHGLPPTPIALAGREAINAALNPKEGTTLYFVARGDGTHHFSETLAEHNRAVRKYQIVERREDYRSTLEAQ; encoded by the coding sequence ATGGTTAAAAAGTTGCTGCTGGGCCTTTTCAGCGGATTTTTTTCACTGATGTTGCTGGCGGGGCTGGCATGGATGGGGTTGAACTGGTATGCCGACCAGCCATTGCGGGAAGATTCGGACGAAGTGCTGGAGTTTACCATTCGCCCCGGTGATTCACTGACGCGAGTGGCTAACCGTCTGTTCGATGCAGGCTGGCTGGAATACCCTCAGGTCATGCGATTGCTGGCGCGTATTGATGATGTGGCCGGTGGCATACATGCGGGTGATTATCTGATTCCCGCAACGATCAACAAGTATGAGCTGCTGCAGATGTTTGTCAGTGGTGATGTTCGTTATTACGATGTTGTGCTGGTGGAAGGTTCTACGGTGGCTGAAGCGTTACAGGCACTGAACGAGCATGAAAAGTTGTCACAGCCCCTGGATGCTGCTGCTTTTCAGACATTGCTCGCAGACCTGGATATTGATGGCAACCCGGAAGGGCAGTTTTATCCCGATACTTATTTTTTCGAGTCCGGTGATACGGTGGAGTCGGTGCTGCGTCGTGCCAATGATCGTATGACTATTGTGCTGGCAGAAGAGTGGGATGCCCGAAGTGATGATCTGCCTTACAAAACGCCTTATGAAGCGTTGATTATGGCTTCACTGATTGAAAAAGAGACAGGTGCCGAGTGGGAGCGTCCGGAAATATCCGGAGTGTTTGTTCGTCGTCTTGATAAACGAATGAGACTACAGACCGACCCTACCGTTATTTACGGTATGGGTGATCGTTATCAGGGGCGTATTACCCGCCGGATGTTGCGAGAGGATACGCCTTACAACACTTATACACGACACGGCTTGCCACCCACGCCCATTGCCCTGGCGGGACGGGAAGCGATCAATGCTGCGCTAAACCCGAAAGAGGGGACAACGCTGTACTTTGTTGCCAGAGGGGATGGGACGCATCATTTTTCAGAAACGCTGGCGGAGCACAATCGCGCCGTGCGAAAGTATCAAATAGTTGAACGCAGAGAAGATTACCGTTCGACTCTGGAGGCACAATAA
- the acpP gene encoding acyl carrier protein, whose amino-acid sequence MSTIEERVKKIVCEQLGVKEEEVTNSASFVEDLGADSLDTVELVMALEEEFETEIPDEEAEKITTVQEAIDYVVAHS is encoded by the coding sequence ATGAGCACCATTGAAGAGCGCGTCAAAAAGATCGTTTGCGAACAGCTTGGCGTAAAAGAAGAGGAAGTCACCAACAGTGCGTCTTTCGTAGAGGATCTGGGCGCGGACTCTCTGGACACTGTTGAGCTGGTGATGGCTCTGGAAGAGGAATTCGAAACTGAAATTCCAGATGAAGAAGCTGAGAAGATCACCACTGTTCAGGAAGCTATCGATTACGTCGTAGCTCACTCCTGA
- the pabC gene encoding aminodeoxychorismate lyase — protein MTERMVANNFWINGEPCSDIPANDRGLAYGDGVFETIRVIGRRPTLAEFHWQRLEDSLNRLGIQADVSLLLDEVKAFLSSRGGSDGVLKVLITRGSGGRGYNPAGCSESRRILSCHPLPEHPAANRFAGIALYPCSTRLGHNCLAGMKHLNRLENVLARAEWSDSGFQEGLMLDMNGLLIEGTMSNLFLVKNGTLYTPALDRCGVSGVCREFILHQASGWGLPVIVDDLGEPVLEEADEVFVCNSVNGVWPVVRFRHCRWQVGAITAMVRDRVLDVLNG, from the coding sequence TTGACAGAGAGAATGGTGGCAAATAATTTCTGGATCAATGGTGAGCCATGCAGTGATATTCCGGCCAATGACCGGGGCCTGGCGTATGGGGATGGTGTATTCGAAACCATTCGTGTTATTGGACGCCGCCCAACGCTTGCAGAGTTTCACTGGCAGCGACTTGAAGACAGCCTGAACCGACTGGGCATTCAGGCAGATGTCAGTTTGTTGCTGGATGAAGTGAAGGCTTTTCTCTCTTCGCGCGGGGGTTCGGACGGCGTGCTGAAAGTGCTGATCACTCGTGGCAGTGGTGGGCGGGGATATAACCCTGCTGGCTGTTCGGAATCGCGACGAATACTTTCTTGCCATCCTTTGCCTGAACATCCTGCAGCTAACCGGTTTGCCGGTATCGCGCTTTACCCCTGTTCAACCCGTCTCGGACACAACTGTCTGGCGGGTATGAAGCACCTGAATCGTCTTGAAAATGTTCTGGCAAGAGCTGAGTGGAGTGACTCCGGTTTTCAGGAAGGCTTAATGCTGGATATGAATGGCTTGCTGATAGAAGGGACAATGTCCAACCTGTTTCTGGTTAAAAATGGTACGCTATACACCCCGGCGTTGGATCGTTGCGGGGTAAGCGGCGTTTGTCGTGAATTTATTTTGCATCAGGCGTCGGGCTGGGGACTACCTGTCATTGTTGATGACTTAGGAGAGCCGGTTCTGGAAGAGGCTGATGAAGTATTTGTTTGTAACAGTGTGAATGGTGTCTGGCCCGTTGTGCGCTTCCGGCATTGTCGCTGGCAGGTGGGGGCAATAACGGCAATGGTCAGGGACCGGGTTCTGGATGTATTGAATGGTTAA
- the fabF gene encoding beta-ketoacyl-ACP synthase II produces the protein MSHRRVVVTGLGALCPVGIGVLPSWQSVLAGQSGIHAIEHLDTEKYSVKICGTVKNFQVGDYMNPKDARKMDVFIQYGMAAGIDAIRDAGLDADGLITDDNAHRYGVAIGSGIGGLTTIENNYDALQKSGPRRISPFFIPAAIINMAAGWLSMTYNLQGPNFATSTACASGTHAIGLAARMIAYGDADVMVAGGAEKGSSALGMTGFAAARALSSRNDEPQLASRPWDKDRDGFVLGDGSAILVLEEYEHAVRRGATIYAELSGVGMSGDAHHMTSPPEDGRGAARAMQSALEDAGLQPEQVSYINAHGTSTPVGDVAETRAIHNVFGNHAQKLAVSSTKSMTGHLLGAAGSLEAVFAIKSLQEQLAPPTINLVNPGEGCDLDFVPGAFRKIQAEHVLSNSFGFGGTNITLAFSKLD, from the coding sequence TTGTCACACAGAAGAGTCGTTGTTACTGGCCTTGGTGCCCTGTGCCCTGTGGGGATTGGTGTGTTACCCAGCTGGCAGTCAGTGTTGGCAGGTCAGAGTGGCATTCATGCCATCGAGCACCTGGATACAGAAAAGTACAGCGTCAAAATCTGCGGTACGGTGAAAAATTTTCAGGTCGGGGATTATATGAATCCCAAAGACGCCCGGAAAATGGATGTCTTCATTCAGTACGGTATGGCAGCAGGGATTGATGCAATCAGAGATGCCGGGCTGGATGCGGACGGCCTGATTACCGATGATAATGCCCATCGCTATGGTGTTGCCATTGGCTCCGGCATAGGTGGACTGACAACGATTGAGAATAACTACGATGCCCTGCAAAAAAGCGGCCCACGTCGTATTTCTCCTTTCTTCATTCCGGCAGCCATCATCAATATGGCGGCTGGCTGGTTGTCAATGACCTACAACCTTCAGGGGCCAAATTTTGCCACCTCAACGGCCTGTGCCAGCGGTACCCATGCCATTGGGCTGGCAGCAAGAATGATTGCCTATGGCGATGCCGATGTCATGGTGGCTGGTGGTGCGGAAAAAGGTTCTTCCGCCCTGGGAATGACAGGCTTTGCCGCTGCGAGGGCGTTGTCGAGTCGTAATGACGAGCCGCAGTTGGCCAGTCGTCCATGGGATAAAGACCGTGACGGCTTTGTGCTGGGTGATGGTTCCGCCATTCTGGTGCTGGAAGAATATGAACATGCGGTACGCCGTGGTGCAACAATTTATGCCGAGCTCAGTGGTGTCGGTATGAGTGGTGATGCGCATCACATGACGTCTCCGCCAGAAGATGGTCGTGGTGCTGCCCGGGCCATGCAGTCGGCGCTGGAAGACGCCGGGTTGCAACCAGAGCAAGTGTCGTATATTAATGCGCATGGTACTTCTACGCCGGTAGGGGATGTTGCAGAAACCCGGGCCATTCATAACGTGTTTGGCAATCATGCCCAAAAGCTGGCGGTGAGTTCCACCAAGTCAATGACCGGACATTTGCTCGGAGCTGCAGGTTCTCTGGAAGCCGTGTTTGCCATCAAGTCGTTGCAGGAACAGTTGGCACCTCCCACCATCAATCTTGTTAATCCCGGTGAGGGTTGTGATCTGGATTTTGTGCCGGGTGCCTTTCGGAAGATTCAGGCAGAACATGTCCTGAGTAATTCGTTTGGCTTTGGTGGTACCAATATTACTCTGGCTTTTTCAAAGCTGGATTGA